The proteins below come from a single Gemmatimonadota bacterium genomic window:
- a CDS encoding biopolymer transporter ExbD has translation MAAVQGTQKASDRKKEGAKKKKPRNQVFIDMTPMVDIAFLLLIFFMVTTVFRAPQTMELNIPPDKDDKVEIAESNVLLIYMLADDRMFWQIGRDMTPEELTLDDVQEFIKEKEVENADLHDGESKLVTLVMIQRTSPYEQMVNVMDELQLGAIDRFSITVLEQDKYEEVFGS, from the coding sequence ATGGCAGCCGTCCAGGGCACACAGAAAGCCAGCGACAGGAAGAAGGAAGGTGCTAAGAAGAAAAAGCCTCGCAACCAGGTTTTCATCGACATGACGCCCATGGTGGACATCGCATTCCTCCTGCTCATTTTCTTCATGGTCACCACGGTATTCAGGGCGCCGCAGACCATGGAGCTCAACATTCCGCCCGACAAGGACGACAAGGTCGAGATCGCGGAATCGAACGTGCTGTTGATCTACATGCTGGCCGACGACCGCATGTTCTGGCAGATCGGCCGGGACATGACGCCGGAGGAGTTGACGCTGGATGACGTCCAGGAATTCATCAAGGAGAAGGAAGTGGAGAATGCCGATTTGCACGACGGCGAATCCAAACTGGTGACCCTGGTGATGATCCAGCGCACGAGTCCCTACGAACAGATGGTCAACGTCATGGACGAACTTCAGTTGGGCGCCATCGACCGGTTCAGCATCACGGTCCTGGAGCAGGATAAGTACGAGGAGGTGTTTGGCTCATGA
- a CDS encoding biopolymer transporter ExbD: MAHAKHKPVMIDMTPMVDIAFLLLIFFMATTQFKAPESIPILLPESHSAIKLPESDVVILTVGPKPENALFWRLEPQPEVGIEMSEMENALVEARIRNPRLRIAIKAHKDAEFGVISDMMEILQKTNNTRFNLVTNFEDDTESSGDEPTSLRPVNHDMVRR, encoded by the coding sequence ATGGCGCACGCAAAACACAAGCCGGTCATGATCGACATGACGCCGATGGTGGATATCGCCTTCCTGCTGCTCATCTTCTTCATGGCCACGACGCAGTTCAAGGCCCCCGAATCGATTCCCATTCTGCTTCCGGAGTCCCATTCGGCCATCAAGCTGCCCGAATCGGACGTGGTGATCCTGACCGTCGGACCGAAGCCGGAGAACGCGTTGTTCTGGCGGCTGGAACCCCAGCCCGAAGTAGGGATCGAGATGTCGGAAATGGAGAATGCGCTGGTGGAGGCGCGTATCAGGAATCCCCGTCTGCGTATCGCCATCAAGGCGCACAAGGACGCCGAGTTCGGCGTCATCAGCGACATGATGGAGATCCTCCAGAAAACGAACAACACCCGGTTCAACCTGGTCACGAACTTCGAGGACGATACGGAATCCTCGGGCGACGAGCCGACCAGCCTCAGGCCGGTGAACCACGACATGGTTAGGAGGTGA
- a CDS encoding MotA/TolQ/ExbB proton channel family protein, translated as MRPGAFIMIIIVLCFIVSWIIFEYFLPQFVKDGGPVVIGLMVLTMLDITFIIERSLTLKKARGKRPQVAFLKDAMGAIRNNDIKRAVNLCNSQQGTMANVLRAGLERFDSIAEENLTSDRQVQEIKRAFDEANALETPLLERNLIALQTIATIATLVGLLGTTIGMIRAFAAMANEGAPDAIQLALGISEALINTAGGLAAAIMGIVAYNYFVNKVDMFTYAVDEVAQEVLAILTGRA; from the coding sequence ATGCGGCCAGGCGCCTTTATCATGATCATCATCGTCCTTTGCTTTATTGTTTCATGGATCATCTTCGAGTACTTTCTGCCACAGTTCGTAAAGGACGGCGGACCCGTGGTCATCGGCCTCATGGTGCTCACCATGCTGGACATCACCTTCATCATCGAGCGTTCGCTGACGCTGAAGAAAGCCCGCGGCAAGCGGCCGCAGGTGGCTTTTCTTAAGGACGCCATGGGCGCGATCCGCAACAACGATATCAAGCGTGCGGTCAACCTGTGCAACTCGCAGCAGGGCACCATGGCCAACGTGCTGCGTGCCGGTCTCGAGCGTTTCGATTCCATCGCGGAAGAGAACCTGACGAGCGATCGGCAGGTGCAGGAAATCAAGCGGGCCTTCGACGAAGCCAACGCCCTCGAGACCCCGTTGCTCGAACGCAACCTGATCGCGCTGCAGACCATCGCGACCATCGCCACCCTGGTGGGGCTGCTCGGAACGACAATCGGCATGATCCGGGCCTTCGCCGCCATGGCCAACGAAGGCGCGCCAGACGCCATTCAGCTCGCGCTGGGTATCTCCGAAGCGCTGATCAATACGGCGGGCGGGCTGGCCGCGGCCATCATGGGTATCGTCGCGTACAATTACTTCGTCAACAAGGTGGACATGTTTACCTACGCCGTGGACGAAGTGGCACAGGAAGTCCTGGCCATTCTTACCGGCCGGGCTTAA
- a CDS encoding tetratricopeptide repeat protein has product MWIAGVNRRIGKGALFVLGALLLVSLSGLAGTPAVANAQSVDAARAAYESGDYDQTVSILRNVLSNGKKNTDAHYLLGLALKRQGHLDEAYSEFLISVDQQKKNHDARFELSLQEIRTGRFEDAQKTIEEGLKRTKDKDARFFYAQGQLAIAQEDLPSAMVLFTRAQSIDPGNPLYVRGLGDVYEAQNVWALAISNYRQALAMEPDSPDAAMIHYRIGQLHFKARQWNESYAAFQQSTKLDPNLEDAWYQQGYIQFIATRYPLVVEPLEKYVALDQTNAEAYFMLAESLNKTQRIKMAVPHYMKTIELDPGRVEAYLPMGDGLVADGRYMEAVDAYKEAVTQNADSAELHFSLGWVQTQPEVGQYDEGIVNLKKSIELDGSSEKPYIQLALVYFDQEKYEEAIPVLEEAIKVNPTDQNPYAYYGRSYIAQGQYAQAVTAVKAVLEPAIQAVEDERTRITLSNVYYNLGREIYGASREAERDQRPAIYAASLDMYRAKVAHDSMDYFAFLNMGITGLVAQEGSVARDALLQALDLRTVEAEEDPTTILQPLKYLGTAYLILEDYGNARKTFQRVLEIDPTDHEAYYRLGFDRVLNKDYGGAVPLLRKAVELKPDQASYHLLLAQAYTNSQQLALAIRHYRECLNLDPNNGTAREQLNSVQAIYEQLQGD; this is encoded by the coding sequence ATGTGGATCGCAGGTGTGAACCGCAGGATAGGCAAAGGCGCCCTGTTCGTACTCGGCGCGCTGCTGCTGGTCAGCCTGTCCGGCCTGGCCGGTACGCCGGCCGTGGCGAATGCGCAGAGCGTGGACGCCGCCCGGGCGGCCTACGAAAGCGGCGATTACGACCAGACCGTTTCCATACTCCGGAACGTGCTCAGCAACGGGAAGAAGAACACGGACGCCCACTACCTGCTCGGCCTGGCGCTTAAGCGGCAGGGCCACCTCGACGAGGCGTACTCGGAGTTCCTGATTTCCGTCGACCAGCAAAAGAAGAATCACGACGCCCGCTTCGAGTTGAGCCTGCAGGAGATCCGCACGGGCCGGTTCGAGGACGCGCAGAAGACGATCGAGGAAGGCCTGAAGCGCACCAAGGACAAGGACGCGCGGTTCTTCTACGCCCAGGGACAGCTTGCCATCGCGCAGGAGGATCTTCCGAGCGCCATGGTGCTCTTCACCCGGGCCCAAAGCATCGACCCGGGTAATCCACTGTACGTGCGCGGATTGGGCGACGTGTACGAAGCCCAGAATGTGTGGGCGCTGGCGATCTCAAACTACCGGCAGGCTCTGGCCATGGAGCCCGATTCACCGGACGCCGCCATGATTCACTACCGGATCGGCCAGTTGCATTTCAAGGCGCGGCAGTGGAACGAATCCTACGCCGCGTTCCAGCAGTCGACAAAACTCGATCCCAACCTGGAGGACGCCTGGTACCAGCAGGGGTATATCCAGTTCATAGCCACCAGGTATCCGCTCGTGGTCGAACCGCTTGAAAAATACGTAGCGCTGGACCAGACCAATGCCGAAGCCTATTTCATGCTGGCCGAATCCTTGAACAAAACGCAGCGGATCAAGATGGCCGTGCCGCACTACATGAAGACCATTGAGCTGGACCCGGGCCGGGTCGAAGCCTATCTGCCCATGGGGGACGGGCTGGTCGCCGACGGCCGGTACATGGAAGCGGTCGATGCATACAAGGAAGCCGTGACGCAGAACGCGGATAGCGCGGAGCTGCATTTCAGCCTGGGCTGGGTACAGACGCAGCCGGAGGTTGGACAGTACGACGAGGGCATCGTCAACCTGAAGAAGTCCATTGAACTGGACGGCTCGTCGGAGAAGCCCTACATCCAGCTGGCGTTGGTCTATTTCGACCAGGAAAAGTACGAGGAAGCCATTCCGGTCCTCGAAGAGGCCATCAAGGTCAATCCAACCGACCAGAACCCCTATGCGTACTACGGACGCTCGTACATAGCGCAGGGACAGTACGCGCAGGCCGTGACGGCCGTCAAAGCCGTGCTGGAACCGGCGATACAGGCGGTGGAAGACGAACGGACCCGGATAACGCTGAGTAACGTGTACTACAACCTCGGCAGGGAGATCTACGGCGCCTCCCGCGAGGCCGAGCGCGATCAGCGGCCGGCGATCTACGCCGCTTCGCTGGATATGTACCGGGCCAAGGTTGCCCACGACAGTATGGACTATTTCGCCTTTCTGAACATGGGCATCACGGGCCTGGTGGCCCAGGAAGGTTCGGTAGCCCGGGACGCCCTGCTCCAGGCCCTGGACCTGCGGACCGTAGAGGCCGAGGAGGACCCGACGACCATTTTGCAGCCGCTGAAATACCTGGGAACGGCCTATCTCATCCTGGAGGATTACGGCAACGCGCGCAAGACGTTCCAGCGCGTGCTGGAGATCGATCCCACCGATCACGAGGCCTACTACCGGCTGGGGTTCGACCGGGTGCTGAATAAGGACTATGGCGGCGCCGTCCCACTGCTCAGAAAAGCCGTTGAGCTGAAACCCGACCAGGCCTCCTATCATCTACTGCTCGCCCAGGCCTATACGAATTCGCAGCAGCTCGCACTGGCGATCCGCCATTACCGGGAGTGCCTGAACCTGGATCCGAACAACGGAACGGCGCGGGAGCAGCTGAACAGCGTTCAGGCGATTTACGAGCAGTTGCAGGGGGATTGA
- the mce gene encoding methylmalonyl-CoA epimerase, translated as MSKDLPEKSARVAHIGIAVRNLDEALRLYHEALGLPLLGRESVESDGVNVAFLPAGDTELELLEATAPESPIARFIEKRGEGIHHIALEVEDVAESLKNLRDRGYRLIDDEPRIGAGGVRVAFVHPRSTSGVLIELCEKRGDCRPRQP; from the coding sequence ATGTCGAAGGACCTGCCTGAAAAGTCCGCCCGCGTCGCCCACATCGGGATCGCCGTGCGCAATCTGGACGAAGCGCTTCGCCTGTACCACGAGGCCCTAGGGCTGCCGCTGCTCGGCCGGGAGTCCGTGGAGAGCGACGGCGTCAACGTGGCCTTCCTTCCCGCTGGAGACACCGAGCTGGAGCTCCTTGAGGCGACGGCCCCGGAGAGTCCGATAGCCCGTTTCATCGAGAAGCGCGGGGAGGGCATCCACCATATCGCCCTGGAAGTCGAAGACGTGGCGGAATCGCTGAAGAACTTGCGCGACCGCGGGTACCGGCTGATCGACGACGAACCGCGCATCGGGGCGGGAGGCGTCCGGGTCGCCTTCGTGCATCCACGGAGCACAAGCGGCGTACTGATCGAACTGTGCGAGAAGAGAGGGGACTGCAGGCCGCGACAGCCGTAA